From the genome of Streptomyces sp. NBC_01341, one region includes:
- a CDS encoding PucR family transcriptional regulator, with amino-acid sequence MKGDYQELVDEISALLGAPATLENRDFGLVAFGAHDSDDDTAMDPVRTRSILTRRSTPAVRAWFEGFGITRATGPVRIPAAPEAGVFRDRICLPVRHRGVVLGYVWLLDADPGPADGQLAAAMDVAARIGALLADEERAGSDLSREFGAVLVAGHGWQRDMAVAALRDALGTDAAGLHTVVCVTPWPGDTPSVRTVPSAAALATVPGAGAQALAALVRLRSADALDPAAKAADRLRAAAGPTATGGLAAARRGLAELADSWREALSAARAAAAESRYGPVADWSAIGPYRLLASLPRTEDTGADHTVRTLLTPPHAELARTAEVFLDLAGQASRTATALGIHRQTLYYRLARVQQLTGLDLNDGEDRLLLHMALKQARL; translated from the coding sequence GTGAAGGGCGATTACCAGGAGCTGGTCGACGAGATCTCCGCGCTGCTCGGCGCACCGGCGACCCTGGAGAACCGTGACTTCGGCCTGGTCGCCTTCGGCGCCCACGACAGCGACGACGACACGGCGATGGACCCCGTCCGGACGCGCTCGATCCTGACGCGTCGGTCCACCCCCGCGGTCCGCGCCTGGTTCGAGGGCTTCGGCATCACCCGGGCGACGGGCCCGGTCCGCATTCCGGCCGCCCCCGAGGCCGGGGTCTTCCGGGACCGGATCTGCCTGCCGGTACGCCATCGGGGTGTCGTCCTGGGCTATGTCTGGCTGCTCGACGCCGATCCGGGGCCGGCCGACGGGCAGCTCGCGGCGGCGATGGACGTCGCGGCCCGGATCGGCGCCCTGCTCGCCGACGAGGAGCGGGCGGGCTCGGACCTGTCACGGGAGTTCGGCGCGGTGCTCGTCGCCGGGCACGGCTGGCAGCGCGACATGGCGGTGGCGGCGCTGCGCGACGCGCTGGGGACCGACGCGGCCGGTCTGCACACGGTCGTGTGCGTGACACCGTGGCCCGGCGACACGCCCTCCGTCCGTACGGTGCCGTCGGCCGCGGCCCTCGCCACGGTGCCCGGAGCCGGCGCCCAGGCACTCGCGGCGCTGGTGCGGCTGCGTTCCGCCGACGCACTCGACCCGGCGGCGAAGGCCGCGGACCGGCTGCGCGCCGCCGCGGGGCCGACTGCGACCGGCGGCCTGGCGGCCGCGCGCCGTGGTCTTGCGGAGCTGGCCGACTCCTGGCGCGAGGCACTCTCCGCGGCCCGGGCGGCAGCGGCCGAGTCCCGCTACGGTCCGGTCGCCGACTGGTCCGCCATCGGCCCGTACCGCCTCCTGGCCTCTCTCCCCCGCACCGAGGACACCGGGGCGGACCACACCGTCCGCACCCTGCTGACCCCACCCCACGCCGAACTGGCCCGCACCGCCGAGGTGTTCCTCGACCTCGCGGGCCAGGCGAGCCGGACCGCCACCGCACTGGGCATCCACCGCCAGACGCTCTACTACCGCCTCGCCCGGGTCCAGCAGCTCACCGGCCTGGACCTCAACGACGGCGAGGACCGGCTGCTGCTGCACATGGCGCTGAAACAGGCCCGGCTGTGA
- a CDS encoding TetR/AcrR family transcriptional regulator, whose amino-acid sequence MTAEAPRGYAKGRAKRREILDQAMSLFGEAGYRGASLRVIATRCGISHTGLLHHFPTKEALLLAVLERRDDVDDEWLSVGGTTGVDRLRRFAELAALNAERRGIVELFTVVSAEATAADHPAHTYFVRRYENSVAGARLAYEQVGRDGALREGIVPADAGRQLIALMDGLQVQWLLSDVGTDMAGVLRAHIQAQLTVDL is encoded by the coding sequence GTGACCGCCGAGGCGCCGCGGGGCTACGCGAAGGGCCGCGCGAAGCGGCGGGAGATCCTCGACCAGGCCATGTCCCTGTTCGGTGAGGCCGGCTACCGGGGTGCCTCGCTGCGGGTGATCGCCACGCGGTGCGGCATCTCGCACACCGGACTGCTGCACCACTTCCCGACCAAGGAGGCGCTGCTGCTCGCGGTGCTCGAACGCCGGGACGACGTGGACGACGAGTGGCTCTCGGTCGGCGGCACCACGGGAGTGGACCGGCTGCGCCGGTTCGCCGAGCTGGCCGCGCTGAACGCCGAGCGGCGCGGGATCGTCGAGCTGTTCACGGTGGTCTCGGCCGAGGCGACGGCCGCCGACCACCCCGCGCACACCTACTTCGTGCGCCGCTACGAGAACTCCGTCGCCGGTGCCCGGCTCGCCTACGAACAAGTGGGCCGGGACGGGGCGCTGCGAGAGGGGATCGTCCCCGCCGACGCGGGCCGGCAGCTGATCGCGCTGATGGACGGCCTCCAGGTCCAGTGGCTGCTCAGCGACGTGGGCACGGACATGGCCGGTGTCCTGCGCGCACACATCCAGGCTCAGCTCACCGTGGATCTCTGA
- a CDS encoding proline dehydrogenase family protein — MLGPVILAASRSDAMRRFISAAPGTKQVVDRFIAGETVDQVVTVVQDAAGKGLEVTLDVVGEDITTPEQAAAARDAYLELIGRLETLGLGVRAEMSVKLSMFGQSLDGGHELALANVRPVVEAAAAIGTTVTLDAEDHTTLDSMFAIHTELRKDFPQTGCVIQSYLFRTEADARRLAAEGSRVRLVKGAYKEPGSVAYQNKPEIDKAYVRILKTLMLGEGYPMIGSHDPRLIAIGQELARQAGRKLDEYEFQMLYGIRSDEHVRLAAEGHRMRVYTAYGTDWYGYFMRRLAEKPANLLFFGRSVLTKG, encoded by the coding sequence GTGCTGGGTCCCGTGATTCTCGCCGCGTCCCGCAGCGACGCCATGCGCCGTTTCATCTCGGCCGCGCCCGGCACCAAGCAGGTCGTCGACCGGTTCATCGCGGGCGAGACCGTCGACCAGGTCGTCACGGTCGTCCAGGACGCCGCGGGCAAGGGCCTCGAGGTCACCCTCGACGTCGTGGGTGAGGACATCACCACCCCGGAGCAGGCCGCAGCGGCGCGTGACGCCTACCTGGAGCTGATCGGCCGCCTGGAGACGCTCGGGCTCGGCGTCCGGGCCGAGATGTCCGTCAAGCTGTCGATGTTCGGCCAGTCGCTGGACGGCGGCCACGAGCTGGCCCTCGCCAACGTCCGCCCCGTCGTCGAGGCCGCCGCGGCGATCGGCACCACGGTCACGCTGGACGCCGAGGACCACACCACTCTCGACTCGATGTTCGCCATCCACACGGAGCTGCGGAAGGACTTCCCGCAGACCGGCTGTGTGATCCAGTCGTACCTGTTCCGCACGGAGGCCGACGCGCGCCGCCTGGCGGCCGAGGGCAGCCGGGTCCGCCTGGTGAAGGGCGCCTACAAGGAGCCCGGCTCCGTCGCCTACCAGAACAAGCCTGAGATCGACAAGGCGTACGTCCGCATCCTGAAGACACTGATGCTGGGCGAGGGCTACCCGATGATCGGCTCGCACGATCCCCGTCTCATCGCCATCGGCCAGGAGCTCGCACGCCAGGCCGGGCGCAAACTGGACGAGTACGAGTTCCAGATGCTGTACGGCATCCGCAGCGACGAGCATGTCCGGCTCGCGGCCGAGGGCCACCGGATGCGCGTCTACACGGCGTACGGCACCGACTGGTACGGATACTTCATGCGCCGCCTCGCGGAGAAGCCGGCCAACCTGCTCTTCTTCGGCCGCTCCGTCCTCACCAAGGGCTGA
- the ilvN gene encoding acetolactate synthase small subunit — protein sequence MSTKHTLSVLVENKPGVLARITALFSRRGFNIDSLAVGTTEHPDISRITIVVNVEGLPLEQVTKQLNKLVNVLKIVELEPAAAIQRELVLVKVRADNETRSQIVEIVQLFRAKTVDVSPEAVTIEATGGSDKLEAMLKMLEQFGIKELVQSGTIAIGRGARSITDRSLRALDRTA from the coding sequence ATGTCCACCAAGCACACGCTCTCCGTCCTGGTCGAGAACAAGCCCGGTGTCCTCGCCCGGATCACGGCCCTGTTCTCCCGGCGCGGCTTCAACATCGACTCGCTCGCGGTCGGTACCACCGAACACCCCGACATCTCACGCATCACCATCGTCGTGAACGTCGAGGGCCTGCCCCTGGAACAGGTGACCAAGCAGCTCAACAAGCTGGTCAACGTGCTGAAGATCGTCGAACTCGAGCCCGCCGCGGCGATCCAGCGCGAGCTCGTCCTGGTGAAGGTCCGCGCCGACAACGAGACCCGCTCCCAGATCGTCGAGATCGTCCAGCTGTTCCGAGCCAAGACCGTCGACGTCTCGCCCGAGGCCGTCACGATCGAGGCGACAGGGGGCTCCGACAAGCTGGAGGCCATGCTCAAGATGCTGGAGCAGTTCGGCATCAAGGAGCTCGTCCAGTCCGGCACCATCGCCATAGGGCGCGGCGCGCGCTCGATCACCGACCGTTCTCTGCGCGCACTCGACCGCACGGCGTAA
- the serA gene encoding phosphoglycerate dehydrogenase: protein MSSKPVVLIAEELSPATVDALGPDFEIRHCNGADRAELLPAIADVDAILVRSATKVDAEAIAAAKQLRVVARAGVGLDNVDVSSATKAGVMVVNAPTSNIVTAAELACGLLVATARNIPQANTALKNGEWKRSKYTGVELSEKTLGVVGLGRIGVLVAQRMSAFGMKIVAYDPYVQPARAAQMGVKLLTLDELLEVSDFITVHLPKTPETLGLIGDEALHKVKPSVRIVNAARGGIVDEEALASALKEGRVAGAGLDVYTKEPCTDSPLFQFDQVVCTPHLGASTDEAQEKAGIAVAKSVRLALAGELVPDAVNVQGGVIAEDVRPGLPLAEKLGRIFTALAGEVAARLDVEVYGEITQHDVKVLELSALKGVFEDVVDETVSYVNAPLFAQERGVEVRLTTSSESPDHRNVVTVRGTLSSGEEVAVSGTLAGPKHLQKIVAIGEHDVDLALADHMVVLRYEDRPGVVGAVGKILGEAGLNIAGMQVSRQDAGGEALVVLTVDDTIPQGVLTEIAEEIGATSARSVNLTD from the coding sequence GTGAGCTCGAAACCTGTCGTACTCATCGCCGAAGAGCTGTCGCCCGCCACGGTCGACGCACTGGGTCCGGATTTCGAGATCCGGCACTGCAACGGTGCGGACCGCGCCGAACTCCTCCCCGCTATCGCCGACGTCGACGCGATCCTGGTGCGCTCCGCCACCAAGGTCGACGCCGAGGCCATCGCCGCCGCGAAGCAGCTCAGGGTCGTCGCCCGCGCGGGTGTGGGTCTGGACAACGTCGACGTCTCCTCGGCCACCAAGGCCGGAGTGATGGTCGTCAACGCCCCGACCTCCAACATCGTCACCGCCGCCGAGCTGGCCTGCGGCCTGCTCGTCGCGACCGCGCGCAACATCCCGCAGGCCAACACCGCGCTGAAGAACGGCGAGTGGAAGCGCTCCAAGTACACGGGTGTGGAACTCAGCGAGAAGACGCTCGGTGTCGTCGGCCTCGGCCGCATCGGCGTGCTCGTCGCGCAGCGCATGTCCGCCTTCGGCATGAAGATCGTCGCCTACGACCCCTACGTGCAGCCCGCGCGCGCCGCGCAGATGGGCGTCAAGCTCCTCACGCTGGACGAGCTGCTCGAGGTCTCCGACTTCATCACGGTGCACCTGCCCAAGACCCCCGAGACGCTCGGCCTCATCGGCGACGAGGCGCTGCACAAGGTGAAGCCCTCGGTGCGCATCGTCAACGCCGCCCGCGGCGGCATCGTCGACGAGGAGGCGCTCGCCTCCGCCCTCAAGGAGGGCCGCGTCGCCGGCGCCGGTCTGGACGTGTACACCAAGGAGCCCTGCACGGACTCCCCGCTGTTCCAGTTCGACCAGGTCGTCTGCACGCCGCACCTCGGTGCCTCCACCGACGAGGCGCAGGAGAAGGCAGGCATCGCCGTCGCGAAGTCCGTCCGTCTGGCGCTCGCCGGTGAACTCGTCCCCGACGCGGTCAACGTCCAGGGCGGCGTCATCGCCGAGGACGTGCGTCCCGGACTGCCGCTCGCCGAGAAGCTCGGCCGGATCTTCACCGCCCTCGCGGGTGAGGTCGCCGCCCGTCTCGACGTCGAGGTCTACGGCGAGATCACCCAGCACGACGTGAAGGTGCTCGAACTCTCCGCGCTCAAGGGCGTCTTCGAGGACGTCGTCGACGAGACCGTCAGCTACGTCAACGCCCCGCTGTTCGCGCAGGAGCGCGGTGTCGAGGTCCGCCTCACCACCAGCTCCGAGTCGCCCGACCACCGCAACGTGGTCACGGTCCGCGGCACGCTGTCGAGCGGCGAGGAGGTCGCGGTCTCCGGCACGCTGGCCGGCCCCAAGCACCTCCAGAAGATCGTCGCGATCGGCGAGCACGACGTCGACCTGGCGCTCGCCGACCACATGGTCGTCCTGCGCTACGAGGACCGTCCCGGCGTCGTCGGCGCGGTCGGCAAGATCCTCGGTGAGGCCGGGCTCAACATCGCCGGCATGCAGGTCTCGCGCCAGGACGCGGGCGGCGAGGCGCTGGTCGTCCTCACCGTCGACGACACCATCCCGCAGGGGGTCCTGACCGAGATCGCCGAGGAGATCGGCGCGACCTCGGCCCGCTCGGTGAACCTCACCGACTGA
- the ilvC gene encoding ketol-acid reductoisomerase translates to MAELFYDDDADLSIIQGRKVAVLGYGSQGHAHALSLRDSGVDVRVGLHEGSKSKAKAEEQGLRVVTPAEAAAEADVIMILVPDPIQAQVYEESVKDNLNDGDALFFGHGLNIRFDFIKPPANVDVCMVAPKGPGHLVRRQYEEGRGVPCIVAVEQDASGKGLELALSYAKGIGGTRAGVIKTTFTEETETDLFGEQAVLCGGTAALVKAGFETLTEAGYQPEIAYFECLHELKLIVDLMYEGGLEKMRWSISETAEWGDYITGPRIITDATKAEMKKVLGEIQDGTFAKNWMAEYHNGLPKYNEYKKADSDHLLETTGKELRKLMSWVDNEEA, encoded by the coding sequence GTGGCCGAGCTGTTCTACGACGACGATGCCGACCTGTCCATCATCCAGGGCCGCAAGGTCGCGGTCCTCGGATACGGCAGCCAGGGCCACGCCCACGCGCTGTCGCTGCGTGACTCGGGTGTCGACGTCCGAGTCGGTCTGCACGAGGGTTCGAAGTCCAAGGCCAAGGCCGAGGAGCAGGGCCTGCGCGTGGTCACGCCGGCCGAGGCCGCGGCCGAGGCCGACGTCATCATGATCCTCGTCCCGGACCCGATCCAGGCCCAGGTCTACGAGGAGTCCGTCAAGGACAACCTCAACGACGGCGACGCACTGTTCTTCGGCCACGGCCTGAACATCCGCTTCGACTTCATCAAGCCGCCGGCCAACGTCGACGTCTGCATGGTCGCCCCGAAGGGCCCCGGCCACCTGGTCCGCCGTCAGTACGAGGAAGGCCGCGGCGTCCCGTGCATCGTGGCCGTCGAGCAGGACGCCTCGGGCAAGGGCCTGGAGCTCGCCCTCAGCTACGCGAAGGGGATCGGCGGCACCCGCGCCGGCGTCATCAAGACGACCTTCACCGAGGAGACCGAGACCGACCTGTTCGGTGAGCAGGCCGTCCTCTGCGGTGGCACCGCCGCTCTGGTCAAGGCCGGTTTCGAGACCCTGACCGAGGCCGGCTACCAGCCGGAGATCGCGTACTTCGAGTGCCTCCACGAGCTGAAGCTCATCGTGGACCTCATGTACGAGGGCGGCCTGGAGAAGATGCGCTGGTCCATCTCGGAGACCGCCGAGTGGGGCGACTACATCACCGGCCCGCGCATCATCACGGACGCCACCAAGGCCGAGATGAAGAAGGTCCTCGGCGAGATCCAGGACGGCACCTTCGCCAAGAACTGGATGGCCGAATACCACAACGGCCTGCCCAAGTACAACGAGTACAAGAAGGCCGACAGCGACCACCTGCTGGAGACCACCGGCAAGGAGCTGCGCAAGCTCATGAGCTGGGTCGACAACGAGGAAGCCTGA
- the pruA gene encoding L-glutamate gamma-semialdehyde dehydrogenase has protein sequence MDAVTQVPAPVNEPVHSYAPGTAERARLEAKLKELSENPIDLPMTIGGEKRMGGGERVDVVQPHNHKAVIGTFAGATEQDAQDAVDAALAAAPAWRAMSFDDRAAIILRAAELLSGPWRETLAASTMLGQGKTAQQAEIDCPCELVDFWRFNVHYARQILAEQPPANSPGVWNRMDHRPLEGFVYAITPFNFSAIAGNLPTAPALMGNVVVWKPSPTQTHAAVLLMQLLEEAGLPKGVINLVTGDGLAVSEVALNHRDLAGVHFTGSTPTFQHLWKTVGNNIANYRTYPRLVGETGGKDFVVAHPSADRAVLKTALTRGSFEYQGQKCSASSRAYVPASIWNSGFKEEFAAEVDGITMGDVTDLSNFMGAVIDARSFAKNKAAIDRAAADPTCTIVAGGTYDDSVGYFVRPTVIVCDDPANEVFTTEYFGPILAVHVYEDEKYDAMLEQMESVSDYALTGAVISNDRAAAAYTMDKLRYAAGNFYINDKSTGAVVGQQPFGGGRGSGTNDKAGAPQNLQRWTLTRAIKETLVPPTDYTYPHQG, from the coding sequence ATGGACGCTGTCACCCAGGTCCCCGCGCCGGTCAACGAGCCGGTCCACTCCTACGCCCCCGGCACCGCGGAGCGCGCCCGTCTGGAGGCGAAGCTCAAGGAGCTCAGCGAGAACCCCATCGACCTGCCGATGACCATCGGCGGTGAGAAGCGCATGGGCGGCGGCGAGCGCGTCGACGTCGTGCAGCCGCACAATCACAAGGCCGTCATCGGCACCTTCGCCGGTGCCACAGAGCAGGACGCCCAGGACGCCGTCGACGCGGCCCTCGCCGCCGCTCCGGCCTGGCGCGCCATGTCCTTCGACGACCGCGCGGCGATCATCCTGCGCGCCGCCGAGCTGCTCTCCGGCCCCTGGCGCGAGACGCTGGCCGCCTCCACGATGCTCGGCCAGGGCAAGACCGCCCAGCAGGCCGAGATCGACTGCCCCTGCGAGCTCGTCGACTTCTGGCGCTTCAACGTGCACTACGCGCGCCAGATCCTCGCCGAGCAGCCCCCGGCGAACTCCCCCGGCGTGTGGAACCGCATGGACCACCGCCCGCTGGAGGGCTTCGTCTACGCGATCACGCCGTTCAACTTCTCGGCCATCGCCGGCAACCTGCCCACCGCCCCCGCCCTCATGGGCAACGTGGTGGTCTGGAAGCCGTCCCCGACGCAGACCCACGCCGCCGTGCTGCTGATGCAGCTCCTGGAGGAGGCCGGCCTGCCCAAGGGCGTCATCAACCTCGTCACCGGTGACGGCCTCGCCGTCTCCGAGGTCGCGCTGAACCACCGTGACCTGGCGGGTGTCCACTTCACCGGCTCGACCCCCACCTTCCAGCACCTGTGGAAGACGGTCGGCAACAACATCGCCAACTACCGCACCTACCCGCGACTGGTCGGCGAGACCGGCGGCAAGGACTTCGTCGTCGCGCACCCGAGCGCCGACCGCGCCGTCCTGAAGACCGCGCTGACCCGCGGCTCGTTCGAGTACCAGGGCCAGAAGTGCTCCGCCTCGTCCCGTGCGTACGTCCCGGCCTCCATCTGGAACTCCGGTTTCAAGGAGGAGTTCGCGGCCGAGGTCGACGGCATCACCATGGGTGACGTCACCGACCTGTCGAACTTCATGGGCGCCGTCATCGACGCGCGTTCCTTCGCGAAGAACAAGGCCGCGATCGACCGCGCGGCCGCCGACCCGACCTGCACGATCGTCGCGGGTGGCACCTACGACGACAGCGTCGGCTACTTCGTGCGCCCGACCGTCATCGTGTGCGACGACCCGGCCAACGAGGTCTTCACCACGGAGTACTTCGGCCCGATCCTCGCCGTCCACGTGTACGAGGACGAGAAGTACGACGCCATGCTGGAGCAGATGGAGTCGGTCTCCGACTACGCGCTGACCGGCGCGGTCATCTCCAACGACCGCGCGGCGGCCGCGTACACGATGGACAAGCTCCGCTACGCGGCGGGCAACTTCTACATCAACGACAAGTCGACGGGCGCGGTCGTCGGCCAGCAGCCCTTCGGCGGCGGCCGCGGTTCGGGCACCAACGACAAGGCGGGCGCACCGCAGAACCTGCAGCGCTGGACGCTGACCCGCGCCATCAAGGAGACGCTGGTCCCGCCGACCGACTACACCTACCCCCACCAGGGCTGA
- a CDS encoding glycoside hydrolase family 3 N-terminal domain-containing protein, whose amino-acid sequence MVNTNRVAKGPPVSPSLPYLDPALPVAERVADLLGRMTLPEKVGQMLQLNAKEGVRHFVEDLHVGSILHTSPERVLEAAELTDRSRLRIPLLVAEDCIHGHSFWEGATIYPTQLGMAATWDADLVERIARATAVEVAATGVHWTFSPVLCITRDLRWGRVSETFGEDPHLIGELASAMVRGYQGDGLADPTAILASAKHFAGYSETQGGRDASEADISRRKLRSWFLPPFERVAKEGCRTFMLGYQSMDGVPITVNDWLLNDVLREEWGYTGTLVTDWDNVGRMVWEQKVYADYAQAAAAAVRAGNDMVMATEGFFEGALEAVGNGTLSEADIDAAVRRVLTLKFELGLFENPRRPDTARQQEIIGSTGHAALNLEAARRSLVLLTNDGTLPLAGGSTAGDDGRASGAPGPRTVAVVGPNADDAQTQLGDWAGSSGQVDWLPDGQPRAMIRTVLDGFREHAPADWTVSYARGARILEVGADPEGQFFPDGQPRPDVVIPAQPSEALIGEAVAAAEAADYVVAVVGDRIELIGEGRSTATLELIGDQVALLDALAATGKPLVVVVISSKPLVLPPSALGAAAIVHAFNPGMQGGRAVAEVLLGLVEPSGRLPVSFARHAGQQPTYYNQIRGQHGSRYADLTQRPAFVFGEGLSYTDVEYSALEVLTASVGESDTLRARVTVHNTGARPALETVQVYISDTVTSVTWAEKELKTYRQVTLAPGEAREVQVELPVAECTLVDAAGRRVVEPGAFELLVGPSSRDDALLRAGFTVKG is encoded by the coding sequence ATGGTGAACACGAACCGTGTCGCGAAAGGACCCCCCGTGTCCCCCTCCCTGCCCTATCTCGACCCCGCGCTCCCCGTGGCGGAGCGGGTCGCCGATCTCCTGGGGCGCATGACGCTGCCCGAGAAGGTCGGCCAGATGCTCCAGCTGAACGCCAAGGAAGGGGTGCGGCACTTCGTCGAGGACCTGCATGTGGGGTCGATCCTGCACACCTCGCCCGAGCGGGTCCTGGAGGCCGCGGAGCTGACCGACCGGTCCCGGCTGCGCATCCCCCTGCTGGTCGCGGAGGACTGCATCCACGGACACTCCTTCTGGGAGGGCGCCACGATCTATCCCACCCAGCTCGGCATGGCCGCCACCTGGGACGCCGATCTGGTGGAGCGGATCGCGCGGGCCACGGCGGTGGAGGTCGCGGCGACCGGCGTGCACTGGACGTTCTCACCGGTCCTCTGCATCACCCGGGATCTGCGCTGGGGCAGGGTCAGCGAGACGTTCGGCGAGGACCCCCACCTGATCGGGGAGCTGGCGTCGGCGATGGTGCGCGGGTACCAGGGTGACGGCCTGGCCGACCCGACCGCGATCCTGGCCTCGGCCAAGCACTTCGCGGGGTATTCCGAGACCCAGGGCGGCCGGGACGCCAGCGAGGCGGACATCTCGCGGCGCAAGCTGCGGTCCTGGTTCCTCCCGCCGTTCGAGCGGGTCGCCAAGGAGGGCTGCCGGACGTTCATGCTCGGCTATCAGTCCATGGACGGTGTGCCGATCACGGTGAACGACTGGCTGCTCAACGACGTGCTGCGCGAGGAGTGGGGCTACACCGGGACGCTCGTGACCGACTGGGACAACGTCGGCCGCATGGTGTGGGAGCAGAAGGTGTACGCCGACTACGCGCAGGCCGCCGCGGCGGCGGTCCGCGCGGGCAACGACATGGTGATGGCGACCGAGGGGTTCTTCGAGGGCGCCCTGGAAGCGGTCGGGAACGGCACGCTGAGCGAGGCCGACATCGACGCAGCCGTGCGTCGCGTCCTGACGCTCAAGTTCGAGCTCGGCCTGTTCGAGAACCCGCGCCGCCCCGACACCGCCCGCCAGCAGGAGATCATCGGCAGCACCGGGCACGCCGCACTGAACCTGGAAGCGGCCCGGCGCTCGCTGGTGCTGCTGACGAACGACGGCACGCTGCCGCTGGCCGGCGGTTCGACGGCGGGCGACGACGGGCGGGCCTCCGGGGCCCCCGGCCCCCGTACGGTCGCGGTCGTCGGGCCGAACGCGGACGACGCCCAGACCCAACTGGGCGACTGGGCGGGCTCGTCGGGCCAGGTGGACTGGCTCCCGGACGGCCAGCCGCGCGCCATGATCCGTACCGTTCTCGACGGTTTCCGCGAGCACGCTCCCGCCGACTGGACGGTCTCGTACGCGCGGGGCGCCAGGATCCTCGAAGTGGGTGCGGACCCGGAGGGGCAGTTCTTCCCCGACGGGCAGCCCCGCCCGGACGTGGTGATCCCCGCGCAGCCCTCCGAGGCTCTGATCGGTGAGGCCGTCGCGGCGGCAGAGGCCGCCGACTACGTCGTCGCCGTGGTGGGCGACCGCATCGAGCTGATCGGCGAGGGGCGTTCGACCGCGACACTCGAACTCATCGGCGACCAGGTCGCGTTGCTCGACGCGCTGGCCGCCACCGGGAAGCCTCTGGTCGTGGTGGTCATCAGCTCGAAGCCGCTGGTGCTGCCGCCGTCCGCGCTCGGTGCCGCCGCGATCGTGCACGCCTTCAACCCGGGCATGCAGGGCGGCCGTGCGGTGGCGGAGGTCCTGCTGGGGCTCGTCGAGCCCTCCGGACGGCTCCCGGTCTCCTTCGCCCGGCACGCCGGCCAGCAGCCGACGTACTACAACCAGATCCGCGGCCAGCACGGCAGCCGCTACGCCGACCTCACCCAGCGACCGGCCTTCGTGTTCGGCGAGGGCCTGAGCTACACGGACGTCGAGTACTCCGCTCTGGAGGTGCTGACGGCGAGCGTGGGCGAGAGCGACACCCTGCGGGCGCGTGTCACCGTCCACAACACGGGCGCGCGGCCCGCCCTGGAGACCGTGCAGGTCTACATCAGCGACACCGTGACCTCGGTGACCTGGGCCGAGAAGGAGCTCAAGACCTACCGGCAGGTGACGCTCGCCCCCGGCGAGGCGCGCGAGGTGCAGGTGGAGCTGCCGGTCGCCGAGTGCACCCTCGTGGACGCCGCCGGCCGGCGCGTCGTCGAACCGGGCGCCTTCGAGCTGCTGGTCGGCCCGTCCTCCCGCGACGACGCCCTCCTGCGGGCGGGCTTCACCGTCAAGGGCTGA